A single genomic interval of Daucus carota subsp. sativus chromosome 1, DH1 v3.0, whole genome shotgun sequence harbors:
- the LOC108201003 gene encoding probable copper-transporting ATPase HMA5, which produces MASRLLSITCIRQKSHGDLSPTPHYPSMTKYPRGVSSEQEKLIRGSESKALFSVIGMTCSACAASVEKAVKRLPGIKDAAVDVLNNRAQVMFYPSLVDEETIREAIEDIGFEASLIKEENSDKSTQVCRILIKGMTCSTCSTTVESALQAIPGVHKAQVALATEEAQIQYDPKIVTQGQILDVIEDTGFEAILISSGEDLSRVELKIDGMRSVNSIKIVENSLEALPGVEDIDIDPELQKFSLSYKSNMTGPRNFIQVIENTGSGRYKAKIYPEGEGGGRDAHKRQEIRQYFKYFLWSLIFTIPIFLTSMVFMYVPGIKHGLKRKVVNMLEIGALMRWILATPVQFIIGKRFYTGAYKSLKHGSANMDVLIALGTNAAYFYSVYLVLRAATSPHFEATDFFETSSMLISFILLGKYLEILAKGKTSEAIAKLMNLAPDTATLLTFDREGNVVLEEEIDSRLIQRNDVIKILPGAKVASDGTVIWGQSHVNESMITGEARPVAKRQGDTVIGGTVNENGVLHIKATHVGSESALAQIVRLVESAQMAKAPVQKFADRISKFFVPMVIALSVITWLAWFLAGKYNSYPKSWIPSSMDSFQLALQFGISVMVIACPCALGLATPTAVMVGTGVGATQGVLIKGGQALESAHKVNCIVFDKTGTLTMGKPLVVNTKLLKNMVLAEFYELIAAAEVNSEHPLGKAIVEYAKKFREDEENPAWPEARDFESITGHGVKATVRNKEIIVGNKSLMLDLNINIPLDAEEMLAEAEEMAQTGILVSIDGELAGVLAISDPLKPSAREVITILKSMNVKSIMVTGDNWGTARSIAKEVGIDTVIAEAKPEFKAEKVKELQASGHTVAMVGDGINDSPALVAADVGMAIGAGTDIAIEAADIVLMKSNLEDVITAIDLSRKTFTRIRLNYIWALGYNLLGIPIAAGVLFPSTGFRLPPWIAGAAMAASSVSVVCCSLLLRYYKRPKVLDTLEIGGITVE; this is translated from the exons ATGGCGTCGAGATTATTATCAATAACATGCATTCGGCAAAAGAGTCATGGAGATTTATCTCCCACACCACATTATCCTTCCATGACAAAGTACCCTAGAGGTGTTTCATCTGAGCAAGAGAAGCTGATTCGAGGATCCGAGTCCAAGGCCTTGTTTTCTGTCATTGGCATGACATGTTCTGCCTGTGCAGCGTCTGTCGAGAAGGCGGTGAAGCGGCTTCCCGGGATCAAGGATGCTGCTGTTGATGTGCTGAATAATCGGGCTCAGGTCATGTTTTATCCCTCCTTGGTTGAT GAGGAGACAATCCGTGAGGCCATAGAAGATATTGGATTCGAAGCCAGTTTGATAAAAGAAGAGAACAGTGATAAATCCACACAAGTATGCCGAATCCTTATCAAGGGAATGACATGCAGCACTTGCTCCACAACTGTAGAATCTGCTTTGCAGGCTATACCTGGCGTACACAAAGCCCAAGTCGCATTAGCAACTGAAGAAGCTCAAATTCAATATGATCCGAAGATTGTGACACAGGGTCAAATTTTGGATGTAATAGAAGACACTGGGTTTGAGGCCATCCTAATCAGTTCAGGGGAAGATCTTAGTAGAGTTGAACTAAAAATTGATGGAATGCGATCTGTTAATTctattaaaattgttgaaaacTCTCTTGAAGCACTGCCAGGAGTCGAAGATATAGATATTGATCCTGAGCTCCAAAAGTTTTCTCTTTCTTACAAATCAAATATGACTGGACCAAGAAATTTCATCCAAGTCATTGAGAATACAGGATCAGGTCGGTATAAGGCAAAAATATACCCGGAAGGAGAAGGAGGAGGAAGGGATGCGCATAAGCGACAGGAAATCagacaatattttaaatatttcctGTGGAGTTTGATTTTTACAATTCCGATATTCTTAACATCCATGGTTTTTATGTATGTGCCTGGAATTAAGCATGGATTAAAAAGAAAAGTTGTCAATATGTTGGAGATCGGGGCACTAATGAGGTGGATACTGGCTACTCCAGTGCAGTTCATTATTGGCAAGCGATTCTACACTGGTGCCTATAAGTCATTGAAGCATGGTTCTGCAAACATGGACGTTTTGATTGCATTGGGAACAAATGCGGCCTACTTCTATTCTGTATACTTGGTCTTGAGAGCTGCTACGTCTCCACATTTTGAGGCAACAGATTTCTTTGAGACGAGCTCTATGCTTATTTCATTTATTCTCCTTGggaaatatttagaaatattgGCCAAGGGAAAGACTTCTGAGGCCATTGCCAAACTTATGAACTTGGCTCCTGATACTGCAACACTATTGACCTTCGACAGGGAAGGTAATGTAGTACTTGAGGAAGAAATAGACAGCCGACTGATCCAAAGAAATGATGTGATAAAGATCCTCCCTGGTGCAAAAGTAGCCTCAGATGGTACTGTCATTTGGGGACAAAGCCACGTAAATGAGAGCATGATTACAGGAGAAGCTCGTCCAGTGGCCAAGAGGCAGGGTGATACCGTGATAGGAGGCACTGTGAATGAGAACGGGGTGCTACATATTAAGGCAACACACGTAGGCTCAGAGAGTGCTCTTGCACAAATTGTTCGACTTGTTGAGTCAGCACAGATGGCTAAAGCTCCAGTACAGAAATTTGCTGATCGCATCTCCAAATTTTTTGTGCCAATG GTTATCGCTCTCTCTGTCATCACTTGGCTCGCTTGGTTTTTAGCTGGAAAATATAACAGCTACCCGAAATCATGGATCCCCTCCTCTATGGATAGCTTCCAGCTTGCGCTCCAGTTTGGCATTTCTGTCATGGTCATAGCCTGTCCTTGTGCTCTTGGCTTGGCAACTCCAACAGCTGTGATGGTTGGTACAGGAGTTGGTGCTACTCAAGGTGTGCTGATCAAAGGTGGCCAGGCCCTAGAGAGTGCTCATAAG GTGAACTGCATTGTCTTTGACAAGACCGGGACTCTCACAATGGGCAAGCCACTGGTAGTTAAcacaaaacttttaaaaaacatGGTACTTGCAGAATTCTatgagttgattgctgcagctGAG GTAAACAGTGAGCACCCCTTGGGGAAGGCGATCGTAGAATATGCTAAGAaatttagagaagatgaagaaaaccCTGCTTGGCCAGAAGCCCGAGACTTTGAATCCATTACAGGACATGGCGTGAAGGCTACTGTTCGTAATAAAGAGATAATTGTAGGGAACAAGAGCCTGATGTTGGATCTCAACATTAATATTCCACTCGATGCAGAGGAAATGCTTGCAGAAGCTGAAGAAATGGCTCAAACCGGGATTCTTGTATCCATAGATGGGGAGTTGGCTGGAGTTCTTGCCATATCTGATCCTTTAAAGCCGAGTGCTCGTGAAGTCATTACTATACTCAAATCTATGAATGTCAAGAGTATTATGGTGACAGGTGATAACTGGGGAACTGCTAGGTCCATTGCTAAGGAAGTTGGCATCGACACAGTTATTGCAGAAGCCAAACCTGAGTTTAAAGCTGAAAAAGTGAAGGAACTACAG GCATCGGGACACACTGTGGCGATGGTGGGAGATGGAATCAACGACTCACCAGCCCTCGTGGCTGCTGATGTTGGAATGGCAATAGGCGCTGGTACAGACATTGCCATCGAGGCAGCTGACATTGTTCTAATGAAAAGCAACCTGGAAGATGTCATTACTGCTATTGATCTTTCAAGAAAAACCTTCACTCGAATCCGTCTCAACTACATCTGGGCCTTAGGTTATAATCTCTTAGGCATCCCTATCGCGGCTGGAGTCCTCTTCCCTTCAACAGGCTTCCGCTTGCCACCCTGGATCGCGGGAGCTGCAATGGCAGCATCATCAGTCAGTGTGGTCTGCTGTTCTCTTCTGTTGAGGTACTACAAGAGGCCAAAGGTGTTGGATACTCTTGAGATTGGTGGCATTACTGTTGAGTAA
- the LOC108201032 gene encoding serine racemase, whose amino-acid sequence MEVNTERYGEIYGVDISAIKEAQVRISPFIHTTPVLSSETLNSTAGRKLYFKCECFQKGGAFKFRGASNAVLSLDNDQAAKGVVTHSSGNHAAALSLAAKLRGIPAYIIIPKNAPNCKVENVRRYGGHIIRSEATMQSREETASRVLQETGAVLLHPYNDKRIISGQGTISLELLKQAPLIDTIIVPISGGGLISGVALAAKSINPNIRIFAAEPRGANDAAQSKKAGRIITLPETNTIADGLRASLGDLTWPIVRDLVDDIIVVEDKEIIQAMRLCYEILKVAVEPSGAIGLAAVLSDSFKGNPAWKDCHHIGIVLSGGNVDLGTLWDSLC is encoded by the exons ATGGAAGTAAACACCGAAAGATATGGTGAAATTTACGGTGTTGACATATCCGCAATAAAAGAAGCACAAGTCCGCATCAGTCCATTTATACACACTACTCCAGTCCTATCATCGGAAACTCTGAATTCTACTGCTGGAAGAAAACTTTACTTTAAATGTGAATGTTTTCAGAAAGG TGGAGCTTTTAAATTTAGAGGTGCCTCCAATGCTGTCCTTTCGCTCGATAATGACCAGGCAGCTAAAGGGGTTGTAACCCATAGCAG TGGAAACCATGCAGCTGCACTTTCTTTGGCTGCAAAATTACGTGGCATCCCAGCTTATATAATTATACCAAAGAATGCTCCAAATTGCAAGGTTGAGAATGTCAGGCGCTATGGTGGTCATATCATACGGAGTGAGGCTACCATGCAGTCTAGAGAAGAGACTGCAAGCAGGGTATTGCAGGAGACTGGCGCAGTTCTTCTTCACCCATATAATGACAAGCGTATCATAAG TGGCCAGGGTACCATATCACTGGAGCTCCTTAAGCAAGCACCACTAATTGACACTATAATTGTTCCTATAAGTG GCGGTGGCCTGATATCAGGAGTGGCATTAGCGGCTAAGTCCATCAATCCAAATATACGAATTTTTGCTGCTGAACCCAGAGGAGCAAATGATGCAGCTCAATCCAAAAAAGCTGGTAGAATTATAACTTTGCCTGAAACAAACACCATAGCTGATGGTCTTCGAGCTTCTCTTGGAGATCTTACGTG GCCTATTGTTCGAGATTTGGTTGACGATATCATAGTTGTGGAGGATAAGGAAATAATACAAGCCATGCGACTTTGTTATGAAATTCTCAAGGTTGCAGTAGAGCCTAGTGGAGCCATCGGTCTAGCAGCCGTTCTATCCGATAGTTTTAAAGgcaatcctgcttggaaggacTGCCACCATATTGGAATTGTTCTTTCCGGGGGAAATGTTGACCTAGGCACTCTCTGGGATTCTCTCTGTTGA
- the LOC108200978 gene encoding multiple C2 domain and transmembrane region protein 7, giving the protein MNNLKLGVDVASAHNLLPKDGQGSSNAYVELYFDGQRHRTTIKEKDLSPVWDESFYFNISDPSNLHNLTLEAYIYNNIKIAQSNSFLGKVSINGTSFVPHSDAVVLHYPLEKRGIFSRVRGELGLRVYITDDASLKASKSQHAAEETEMHSHAAEAQVSRAFSNIKSESRHSFHHLPNPSHHMQQQHSPSMSVYESTKYGVDNMKAEPQPPKLVRMYSAASVQPVDYALKETSPFLGGGRVVGGRILHTDKAACTYDLVEKMHFLFVRVVKARELPAMDITGSLDPFVEVRIGNYRGVTKHMEKQQNPMWNVVFAFSRERMQASVLEVVVKDKDLLKDDFVGLVRFDLNEVPMRVPPDSPLAPEWYRLQDKKGEKIKSELMLAVWIGTQADEAFPDAWHSDAATPIDSSGAASTLIRSKVYHAPRLWYVRVNVVEAQDLVPTERTRFPDVYVKAHIGSQVFKTKTVQARSLNPLWNEDLIFVAAEPFEDHLVLTVEDRVGPGKDEILGRVIIPLSMVEKRADDRLIHSRWFNLEKPVAIDVDQLKREKFSSRLHLRVCLDGGYHVLDESTHYSSDLRPTAKQLWKPSIGVLELGILNAVGLHPMKTRDGRGTSDTYCVAKYGHKWVRTRTIVDNLCPKYNEQYTWEVFDTATVLTIGVFDNSQLGEKGGKDLQIGKVRIRLSTLEAGRVYTHSYPLLVLHPTGVKKMGEVHLAIRFSCTSFVNMMYIYSKPLLPKMHYARPFSVMQLDMLRHQAVNIVAARLGRAEPPLRKEVVEYMSDVDSHLWSMRRSKANFFRLMSIFSGLFAVGKWFGDICMWKNPITTVLVHVLYVMLVCFPELILPTCFLYMFLIGIWNFRYRARYPPHMNTKISQAEAVHPDELDEEFDTFPTSRNPEIVRMRYDRLRSVAGRIQTVVGDIATQGERVQSLLSWRDPRATSIYVTFCVVAAIVLYVTPFQVIAALAGVYMMRHPRFRYRLPSVPVNFFRRLPARTDSML; this is encoded by the coding sequence ATGAACAACCTTAAGCTTGGAGTTGATGTAGCTAGTGCCCACAACCTTCTGCCAAAAGATGGGCAAGGCTCATCCAATGCCTATGTGGAACTCTACTTTGATGGCCAAAGGCACCGCACAACCATCAAAGAGAAAGACCTGAGCCCAGTCTGGGATGAAAGCTTCTACTTTAACATCTCCGATCCATCCAACCTTCACAATCTAACTCTTGAAGCATACATttacaataatatcaaaatCGCCCAATCAAATTCTTTTCTTGGAAAGGTTTCCATCAACGGGACATCCTTTGTTCCCCACTCTGATGCTGTAGTCCTGCACTATCCTTTGGAAAAGCGTGGAATTTTCTCACGTGTGAGAGGAGAACTCGGTCTGAGGGTTTATATTACTGATGATGCATCCTTGAAGGCCTCTAAATCACAACATGCAGCTGAAGAGACTGAAATGCATTCCCACGCAGCTGAAGCTCAAGTATCTAGGGCATTTTCTAATATCAAATCTGAATCGAGGCACAGTTTCCATCATCTTCCAAATCCTAGTCATCACATGCAGCAGCAGCATTCCCCTTCTATGTCAGTTTATGAATCAACAAAATATGGGGTTGATAATATGAAAGCTGAACCACAACCCCCAAAACTTGTCCGCATGTATTCTGCTGCATCAGTGCAACCAGTTGACTATGCACTTAAAGAGACGAGCCCATTTCTTGGAGGAGGACGAGTTGTAGGGGGGCGAATACTTCATACAGACAAGGCTGCTTGTACTTATGATCTTGTAGAAAAAATGCACTTTCTTTTTGTACGTGTTGTTAAGGCTCGTGAACTTCCTGCCATGGATATTACTGGAAGTCTTGATCCTTTTGTTGAGGTGAGAATAGGTAATTACAGAGGAGTCACAAAGCATATGGAGAAACAGCAGAACCCAATGTGGAATGTTGTTTTTGCATTCTCAAGGGAGCGAATGCAGGCATCGGTCCTGGAAGTTGTAGTTAAAGACAAAGATCTGCTGAAAGATGACTTTGTTGGCCTTGTAAGGTTTGACCTGAATGAAGTTCCTATGCGTGTTCCACCTGATAGTCCACTGGCTCCTGAATGGTACCGACTCCAGGATAAGAAAGGAGAGAAAATTAAGAGTGAACTGATGCTTGCAGTGTGGATTGGTACCCAAGCAGATGAAGCTTTTCCTGATGCTTGGCACTCTGATGCAGCAACGCCTATTGACAGCTCCGGAGCTGCCTCAACACTAATTCGGTCAAAGGTCTATCATGCACCGCGATTATGGTATGTTCGTGTGAATGTTGTTGAGGCCCAAGACTTGGTTCCAACAGAGAGAACTCGCTTCCCTGACGTATATGTAAAGGCACATATAGGGAGCCAGGTTTTCAAAACAAAGACAGTTCAAGCAAGGTCTCTGAATCCTCTTTGGAATGAGGATCTCATATTTGTTGCCGCAGAACCATTTGAAGATCATTTGGTCCTTACTGTTGAGGATCGTGTGGGTCCTGGAAAAGATGAGATTCTGGGGAGGGTAATCATCCCCTTAAGCATGGTGGAGAAGCGTGCTGATGATCGTCTCATCCATTCTCGTTGGTTTAATTTGGAGAAACCTGTCGCTATAGACGTGGATCAGCTAAAAAGAGAGAAGTTCTCTAGCAGGCTCCATCTTCGAGTCTGTCTAGATGGTGGTTACCATGTTCTTGATGAATCTACACATTACAGCAGTGATCTTCGTCCGACAGCAAAACAACTTTGGAAGCCATCTATTGGGGTTCTGGAACTTGGTATTCTCAATGCAGTTGGACTCCACCCTATGAAAACAAGAGATGGCAGGGGCACATCAGACACATATTGTGTAGCCAAGTATGGTCATAAATGGGTTAGGACGCGCACAATTGTTGATAATTTGTGTCCAAAATACAATGAGCAGTACACTTGGGAGGTGTTTGATACTGCTACAGTTCTAACTATAGGTGTTTTTGACAATAGCCAGCTAGGGGAAAAAGGGGGCAAGGACCTGCAAATTGGAAAGGTACGAATTCGCCTTTCTACACTTGAAGCTGGCCGCGTTTACACACACTCTTATCCTCTACTTGTTCTTCACCCTACTGGTGTCAAGAAGATGGGGGAGGTGCATTTGGCAATAAGGTTTTCATGCACTTCTTTTGTAAACATGATGTACATATACTCTAAACCTCTGTTGCCGAAAATGCACTATGCTAGGCCATTTAGCGTAATGCAGCTTGACATGCTGCGTCACCAGGCTGTGAACATAGTTGCAGCGCGCCTGGGACGTGCAGAGCCCCCTCTTAGGAAGGAGGTCGTGGAGTATATGTCTGATGTGGACTCACATTTGTGGAGCATGCGCCGCAGCAAGGCCAATTTCTTCCGTCTCATGTCAATTTTTTCGGGATTATTTGCTGTTGGAAAATGGTTTGGGGATATATGCATGTGGAAAAACCCCATCACAACAGTGCTTGTCCATGTCCTATATGTTATGCTTGTTTGCTTCCCAGAACTAATTTTGCCTACTTGTTTCCTTTACATGTTTCTGATTGGAATCTGGAACTTTCGATACCGGGCAAGATACCCTCCTCACATGAACACAAAGATCTCACAGGCAGAGGCAGTGCACCCTGATGAACTTGATGAAGAATTCGACACATTCCCCACAAGTCGTAACCCTGAGATTGTCAGAATGAGGTATGATCGCCTGAGGAGTGTAGCTGGTAGAATTCAAACAGTGGTAGGTGATATTGCTACACAGGGTGAGCGTGTTCAATCATTGTTAAGCTGGAGGGACCCTCGCGCTACCTCCATCTATGTCACATTCTGCGTAGTAGCTGCTATAGTGCTGTATGTGACACCATTCCAGGTGATTGCTGCATTGGCAGGGGTATACATGATGAGGCATCCCAGATTCCGCTATCGTCTGCCTTCTGTGCCTGTCAATTTCTTCCGTCGACTTCCTGCAAGGACTGATAGTATGCTCTAA
- the LOC135151347 gene encoding uncharacterized protein LOC135151347, protein MRTTWVRNEASRLVRPIIEIPSSSSDSETLEVLEPIVNMALSLKDRCYPSRSSQPSCITLPPVNGNNFEIKAHHISMLPKFTGSEGEDPYLFIQEFEEVCSLQKLHQLTEDSIRLRLINFALKENAKKWLYSLPVNSISTWEGFVVVFLKKYFPNHKTTRITNEINQFHQKENESFWIFFDRFKNLLSQCPHHGIEKWRLCKIVYEALDSQTTALLESMCQGKFMEKDEDQGWEFFEDLAEKTMMWESTREPKKSIQSSSARGLHSIGNNVATDAKLATLTRRLEALETSKSPPQMSMLPNYNFQNPGTQPSHELEQVNAMFQNPRNDAFAPTYNPGWRNHPNFSWTQGQIFQNQGPTSFQTPQTNFQRPNPNSYPNQGPNSCHNPIQTPLNPPGFNDSDKRLNSLEKSLEALVKSQTNLTQSQQTFMTTLTQDRQILHSNVQAVSKLEAQLSQLASALCEREKNKLPSQPEVNPKFPLNQRPHENVNAIISLRSGNQVDNKVGENVNKNEESIPEPNPSLSNPIPDKPECSRVRESMNEPSSGSISQKPNEEVYKPRVPYPQRLIPPKQSAQMEQILEVFKQVKINIPLLDAIQQVPSYAKCLKDLCTHKRTTHVPKKAFLTSQVSSILSNQIPVKYKDPGCPTISCVIGNTFVDKALLDLGASVNLLPFSVYQALGLGDLKTTNMTLQLADRSIKMPKGIIEDVLIKIGDFIFPVDFVVLETQPVSNPKNQIPIILGRPFLATSNALINCRNGSMKLTFGNMTIDLNIFNIGKEPNELYEQPIGVNVVNKFVTWSSFEDSEIESLLNEDFKVNNENNREYHESLKELTSEELLGELNDICSKWETPPEIVRVDPRPNFESYVGESPTFDSLSHHSHSALGRDDTVSYIIPSDLSLDQNLIVSNLLDNKEALSWFRENISDTCPTGVNDGHMLEKVFVPKNFRTHFDSFSKLPPIFPSGIG, encoded by the coding sequence atgcgaactacttgggttaggaacgaagcATCCAGATTAGTAAGACCTATAATCGAGATTCCCTCGTCCTCTTCggattccgaaaccctagaagttctagaaccgatagtaaacatggcccTTTCACTCAAGGATCGTTGTTATCCATCTCGTTCAAgtcaaccttcgtgcatcacccttcctcccgtaaatgggaacaattttgaaattaaagcTCATCATATTAGCATGTTACCTAAATTTACCGGGAGTGAGGGTGAGGATCCTTATCTTTTTATTCAAGAGTtcgaggaagtttgttccctccaaaagctccaccaattaacggaagattcgattagacttaggctcattaattttgcgcttaaggagaatgcgaaaaaatggttatatagtcttcccgttaattctatttccacgtgggaggggtttgtggtggtttttcttaaaaagtattttccaaatcataagactactcgaattacaaatgaaataaatcaatttcatcaaaaggaaaatgagtctttttggattttctttgaccgcttcaaaaatcttctctcacaatgcccccaccacggaatagaaaaatggagactttgcaagatagtttacgaggccttagatagtcaaaccaccgcgttattagagtctatgtgccaaggtaaattcatggaaaaagatgaggatcaagggtgggaatttttcgaggatttagcggaaaagactatgatgtgggagtcaactagggagcccaaaaagtcaattcagtcatctagcgctaggggcttgcattcgataggaaataatgtggcaaccgatgccaaactagccaccctaactaggagacttgaagctttagaaactagtaaatctcccccacaaatgtcgatgctccctaattacaattttcaaaatcccggaacccaaccttcgcacgaacttgaacaagtaaatgcgatgtttcaaaatcctaggaatgatgcgtttgcacccacttataatcccgggtggagaaatcacccaaatttctcatggacccaaggtcaaatttttcaaaatcaaggcccaacttcttttcaaactcctcaaacaaattttcaaaggcccaacccaaattcttacccaaatcaaggtccaaattcatgtcataacccaattcaaactcctttgaatcctcccggtttcaatgattcggataaacgcctcaattccttagaaaaaagtttggaagccttagtgaaatcgcaaactaatttgacccaatctcaacaaactttcatgacaaccctaacccaagataggcaaatcttgcattctaatgtgcaagccgtgtctaagttagaggcccaattgagtcaattagctagcgcgttgtgtgagcgagaaaagaacaagttgccaagtcaacccgaggtcaatcctaagtttcctctcaatcaaagacctcacgagaatgttaatgcgattatttctctaaggtcgggaaaccaagtggataacaaagttggtgagaacgtgaataaaaatgaggagtcgattcctgaaccaaatccttctttgtcGAATCCTATCCCGgataagcccgaatgttctagaGTCCGTGAGTCTATGAATGAACCTAGTTCCGGGtccatttctcaaaagcccaacgaagaagtttataagccgagggttccttacccacaaagactcattcctcctaaacaatcggcccaaatggaacaaattctagaggtttttaaacaagtcaagattaacattcctcttttagatgccattcaacaagttccttcttatgccaagtgtctaaaagatttgtgtacccataagagaaccactcatgttccaaagaaagcctttttgacctcgcaagtaagctcgattctctcgaatcaaattcccgtgaaatataaggaccccggttgtcctacaatttcttgtgtcataggcaacacttttgtggataaagctttacttgatttaggagcgagtgtgaatcttcttcctttctcggtctatCAAGCCCTAGgattaggggatctcaagaccaccaatatgacccttcaacttgccgatcgttccattaaaatgccaaaggggattattgaggacgtgttgataaaaatcggtgactttatctttcccgttgactttgttgttctcgagactcaacccgtctcgaatcctaagaaccaaattcctatcattttaggacgaccttttcttgctacatccaatgccttaatcaattgtaggaatggttcaatgAAACTCAcctttggaaacatgaccattgacttaaacattttcaacataggaaaagaacccaatgagctttatgaaCAACCGataggggttaatgtggtcaacaagtttgtcacatggtccagttttgaggatagtgagattgagtctcttctcaacgaggatttcaaagtcaacaacgagaacaatagggaatatcatgagtcgttgaaagagttgacctcggaggagttgttaggagaattgaacgacatttgttcaaaatgggaaactccgcCCGAGATTGTTCGTGTTGACCCTAGGCCCAATTTTGAGAGTTATGTAGGTGAATCACCGACATTTGACTCGTTGTCCCATCATTCGCATAGTGCCTTAGGAAGAGATGACACTGTTTCTTACatcattcctagtgatttatccctCGACCAAAATTTAattgtctctaatttgcttgataataaagaagcattaagttggtttagggagaacattagtgatacttgtccaACAGGAGTGAATGATGGtcacatgctagagaaagtctttgtgcctaaaaattttcgtacacattttgactctttctcgaagcttcctcccatatttccttccggaatcgGCTGA